In one window of Campylobacter sp. DNA:
- a CDS encoding YraN family protein: protein MGLKEYIFGFACEDRAAEFLRGEGFEILKRNFRCRFGEIDIIARKGGILHFVEVKATSGDYDAAERVTGVKMAKILKAAEFYLMNCDTEEPWQIDVVEVYPKQIKFIANISF, encoded by the coding sequence TTGGGCTTAAAAGAATACATTTTCGGCTTTGCCTGCGAGGACCGTGCGGCGGAATTTTTACGCGGCGAAGGGTTTGAAATTTTAAAGCGAAATTTCCGCTGCCGCTTCGGCGAGATCGACATAATCGCGCGTAAGGGCGGAATTTTGCACTTCGTCGAGGTGAAGGCCACGAGCGGCGATTATGACGCCGCAGAGCGCGTGACTGGCGTCAAGATGGCTAAAATTTTAAAGGCGGCGGAATTTTATCTGATGAACTGCGATACGGAGGAGCCGTGGCAGATCGACGTCGTGGAAGTTTATCCAAAGCAGATAAAATTTATCGCCAACATATCTTTTTGA
- the rpmE gene encoding 50S ribosomal protein L31 encodes MKKDIHPNFVETTVTCACGNTFKTRSNKPEIRVDICSNCHPFFTGSEKIVDSAGRVEKFKQKYGMK; translated from the coding sequence ATGAAAAAAGATATCCATCCAAACTTTGTCGAAACGACCGTTACCTGCGCTTGCGGAAACACCTTTAAAACGCGCTCGAACAAGCCTGAGATCCGCGTCGATATCTGCTCCAACTGCCATCCGTTTTTCACAGGTAGCGAGAAGATCGTAGATAGCGCGGGCCGCGTCGAGAAATTTAAGCAAAAATACGGAATGAAATAG
- the rlmB gene encoding 23S rRNA (guanosine(2251)-2'-O)-methyltransferase RlmB — MIIYGKQLFLHLLNRHPQKFIRIILAKECEKKIFKKIAATGVKIERADAKKAQALVRGGNHQGFLAEVEEFSFGDLASVKDDKFVPILYGLTDVGNIGAIMRSAYALGADSVIVVANNLNMAGVVRASSGAAYELNVVKAADGLSVLNELKQSGFEIYAASAGGTSFKELELGAKNALVMGNEEEGIPARALKKCDCAVSIKMREGWDSLNVSAAFAILCDGILNGRNKREVK, encoded by the coding sequence ATGATTATTTACGGCAAGCAGCTGTTTTTGCACCTTTTAAACCGGCATCCACAGAAATTTATCCGCATCATCCTTGCAAAGGAGTGCGAGAAAAAAATTTTTAAAAAGATCGCCGCGACCGGCGTAAAAATCGAGCGCGCCGATGCGAAAAAAGCTCAAGCCCTCGTTCGCGGCGGCAACCATCAAGGCTTTTTAGCCGAGGTGGAGGAGTTTAGCTTTGGTGATCTAGCTAGCGTTAAAGACGATAAATTCGTGCCGATCCTTTATGGGCTTACCGATGTCGGAAACATCGGCGCGATAATGCGTAGCGCCTATGCTTTGGGCGCGGACAGCGTGATCGTCGTCGCAAATAATCTAAATATGGCGGGCGTAGTGCGCGCAAGCTCGGGCGCGGCGTATGAGCTAAACGTCGTTAAGGCCGCAGACGGGCTTAGCGTGCTAAACGAGCTTAAACAAAGCGGCTTTGAAATTTACGCCGCGAGTGCGGGCGGGACGAGCTTTAAGGAGTTAGAGCTCGGCGCGAAAAACGCACTCGTAATGGGGAACGAAGAGGAGGGGATACCCGCTAGAGCGCTTAAAAAATGTGACTGCGCGGTATCGATAAAGATGCGCGAAGGCTGGGACTCGCTTAACGTAAGCGCGGCATTTGCGATACTATGCGATGGAATTTTAAATGGAAGAAATAAAAGAGAAGTTAAATAA
- a CDS encoding LL-diaminopimelate aminotransferase, with translation MFDEIRFSKIERLPNYVFAEVNAIKMAARRAGEDIIDFSMGNPDGRTPQHIIDKLCESAQKDKTHGYSVSQGIYKLRLACANWYKRKYGVILDPESEIVAVMGSKEGFVHLTSAIVNPGDVAVVPDPAYPIHTQAFIIAGGNVVKIPLAYDENLNFNENKFFIDLQKTFDESIPRPKYVVVNFPHNPTTVVVQKSFYERLVAMARQERFYIISDIAYAEIAFEGYKTPSIFEVQGAKDVAVEAYTLSKTYNMAGWRVGFVSGNKKLVAALKKIKSWFDYGMFTPIQVAATIALDGPQECVEQIRATYQKRRNFLIDAFADAGWQIAKPSASMFAWAKLPPAAAHLRSMEFSKQLLTKARVAVSPGVGFGAAGDDYVRIAFIENENRTRQAARNIKKYLKEI, from the coding sequence ATGTTTGACGAAATTCGTTTTTCAAAAATCGAGCGTTTGCCCAATTACGTTTTTGCCGAGGTCAATGCCATAAAAATGGCGGCGCGCAGAGCCGGCGAGGATATAATCGATTTTTCGATGGGCAATCCCGACGGCAGGACGCCGCAGCATATAATCGACAAGCTTTGCGAAAGCGCGCAAAAGGACAAAACGCACGGCTACTCCGTAAGCCAGGGCATCTACAAGCTACGACTTGCGTGCGCGAATTGGTACAAGCGTAAATACGGCGTGATCTTAGATCCGGAAAGCGAGATTGTCGCCGTGATGGGCTCTAAAGAGGGCTTCGTGCATTTAACTAGCGCGATCGTAAATCCGGGTGATGTCGCGGTAGTGCCCGATCCTGCCTATCCGATCCACACTCAAGCTTTCATCATCGCAGGCGGTAACGTAGTTAAAATCCCGCTTGCCTATGATGAAAATTTAAATTTTAATGAGAACAAATTTTTCATCGATCTGCAAAAAACCTTCGATGAAAGCATTCCGCGCCCAAAATACGTCGTCGTAAATTTCCCGCACAACCCCACCACCGTCGTCGTGCAAAAGAGCTTCTACGAGCGGCTCGTGGCGATGGCGCGGCAGGAGCGGTTTTATATCATCAGCGATATCGCTTACGCAGAGATCGCTTTTGAGGGTTACAAAACTCCGTCGATCTTTGAGGTCCAGGGCGCAAAGGATGTCGCAGTCGAGGCATACACGCTTTCTAAAACCTACAATATGGCGGGCTGGCGCGTGGGTTTTGTTAGCGGCAACAAAAAGCTCGTAGCCGCGCTTAAAAAGATCAAGTCGTGGTTTGATTACGGCATGTTTACGCCGATCCAAGTAGCCGCCACGATCGCGCTGGACGGGCCGCAAGAGTGCGTAGAGCAGATCCGCGCGACCTATCAGAAGCGTAGGAATTTTTTGATTGACGCTTTTGCGGATGCGGGCTGGCAGATCGCAAAACCTAGCGCGTCGATGTTCGCGTGGGCGAAATTACCGCCCGCGGCGGCTCATCTAAGGAGTATGGAGTTTTCCAAACAGCTTCTTACCAAGGCGCGCGTCGCCGTAAGCCCGGGCGTGGGCTTTGGCGCGGCAGGAGACGATTACGTGCGGATCGCTTTTATCGAAAACGAAAACAGGACCCGCCAGGCTGCTAGAAATATAAAAAAATATTTGAAAGAGATCTGA
- a CDS encoding MMPL family transporter has translation MKKIFRLIVAFPKITLALFTALALFFGYYSTKLEIDASSQTLLLDNDEDLQIWREVSKRYETPNFLVVAYTPAGDLLAPETIRKIARMDAAFSKLDFVASVTDITNVPLLLNRSEGMSELLKHIPTLTDADVNLTAARREFATSPFYASNLVSADLHTTAILINLKPQTRYEELLRLRDGAKSSLEQAEHEGNRSGAQISQLKDALKVAEQNFKSYRDELREKDHRDIMALRALIAGFEKEFVGDQLFLGGLNMIADDMVGYVRSDLATYGLGALVLLLACFWLFFRQAKFILLPLIICAYSVVLAAGLFGFLSFEVTVISSNFIALQLIITVSVCIHLIVAYREFSARFHAFSQRQLVYAVLRERARPCFFAIFTTVIGFMSLIFCDIKPVISLGIMMSVGISISLVTAFGVFGAVMSLLPRTHNNRSFEQHFKFTLWCAETALRSRGAVYGVCAAAVIFGLYGISQLRVENSFIGYFKKSTDIRAGMEVIDTNLGGTIPLDIVVKFKSAGGANPASESGNSASGGANFKSGENSNPAGRNFTAHNSATQNSNATAQNSIAGNSAPQSSVAATQNLNDQNFTEQSSAAAAQLSGTVNLEQNSAASDDFGDFEAEYAANENKPQYWFTSEKMRIIGKIDDFLKDKNVTGHEFIGNVSSLASLLKLGKQINQGRDLDDLSLALIYSEMPANYREMVLSPFVNIEANEAHFSVRTIDSDPRLRRAKFLKDLQSGLNSLLEGEQASAQISGIMVLYNNMLQSLMSSQIDTLGITVLVLFVLFVIIFRSLSYALIAIVVNLIPLCACFGIMGVAGIPLDIMSITIAAISIGIGVDDVIHYIYRYKREFARSGDEATAIRASHASIGYAMYYTSFAIILGFSVMMMSNFWPTIYFGLLICLVMSLLLLGALIILPSLIMSRKGLKFSLFKAK, from the coding sequence TTGAAAAAAATCTTTCGCCTAATCGTCGCGTTTCCGAAAATCACGCTCGCGCTGTTTACGGCACTGGCGCTCTTTTTCGGATATTACTCCACAAAGCTAGAGATCGATGCTTCGAGCCAGACGCTTCTACTTGATAACGACGAGGACCTTCAAATTTGGCGCGAAGTATCCAAGCGCTACGAAACGCCGAATTTCTTAGTCGTCGCCTACACTCCCGCTGGCGATCTTTTAGCGCCTGAGACGATTCGTAAGATAGCGCGGATGGACGCGGCCTTTTCCAAACTGGATTTCGTCGCTAGCGTCACGGACATCACGAACGTGCCGCTTTTGCTAAACAGAAGCGAGGGAATGAGCGAGCTGCTTAAGCACATACCCACTCTTACCGACGCGGACGTAAATTTAACCGCGGCTAGGCGCGAGTTTGCCACGAGCCCCTTTTACGCGTCAAATTTAGTAAGCGCTGACCTTCACACTACCGCAATTTTAATAAATTTAAAGCCGCAGACCCGCTACGAGGAGCTTTTGCGACTAAGAGACGGAGCCAAAAGCTCTCTAGAGCAAGCAGAGCATGAGGGCAACCGCTCGGGGGCTCAAATTTCACAGCTTAAAGATGCACTTAAAGTTGCGGAGCAAAATTTTAAATCCTACCGCGACGAGCTGCGCGAAAAGGATCACCGAGATATTATGGCTTTGCGCGCGCTGATCGCGGGCTTTGAGAAGGAATTTGTGGGAGACCAATTGTTTTTGGGCGGACTGAATATGATCGCCGACGACATGGTAGGCTACGTCCGCTCGGATCTCGCGACCTACGGACTCGGCGCCTTGGTGCTTCTGCTAGCTTGCTTTTGGCTCTTTTTTAGACAGGCGAAATTTATCCTACTGCCGCTTATTATCTGCGCGTATTCGGTCGTGCTCGCAGCGGGATTATTCGGCTTTTTGAGCTTTGAAGTCACGGTCATTAGCTCAAATTTCATAGCGCTTCAGCTCATCATCACGGTTTCGGTCTGTATCCACCTAATCGTCGCCTACCGCGAGTTTAGCGCGCGCTTTCACGCATTTTCGCAGCGCCAGCTCGTTTACGCGGTGCTGCGCGAGCGCGCAAGACCCTGCTTTTTCGCAATCTTTACGACCGTTATCGGTTTTATGTCGCTAATTTTTTGCGATATAAAACCCGTAATTTCTCTGGGAATTATGATGAGCGTAGGCATCAGTATCTCGCTAGTTACGGCATTTGGAGTATTCGGTGCGGTTATGTCGCTTCTGCCGCGCACGCACAATAACCGCAGCTTCGAGCAGCACTTTAAATTTACGCTTTGGTGCGCCGAAACGGCGCTACGCAGCAGAGGCGCGGTCTATGGAGTGTGTGCTGCGGCGGTGATCTTTGGGCTGTACGGTATCTCGCAGCTGCGCGTCGAAAACAGCTTCATCGGCTACTTCAAAAAAAGCACCGACATCCGCGCAGGCATGGAGGTCATCGATACAAATCTCGGAGGAACGATCCCGCTTGATATCGTCGTTAAATTTAAAAGTGCGGGTGGCGCAAATCCCGCTAGCGAGAGTGGAAATTCCGCAAGCGGCGGCGCAAATTTTAAGAGCGGTGAAAATTCCAATCCCGCTGGACGAAATTTTACCGCGCATAATTCCGCTACTCAGAATTCTAACGCCACAGCGCAAAATTCTATTGCAGGAAATTCCGCACCTCAAAGTTCCGTTGCTGCGACGCAAAATTTAAATGATCAAAATTTTACCGAGCAAAGCTCCGCTGCGGCAGCGCAACTAAGCGGCACCGTAAATTTAGAGCAGAATTCCGCTGCGAGCGACGATTTTGGCGATTTCGAAGCCGAATACGCCGCCAACGAAAACAAGCCGCAGTATTGGTTCACCTCCGAAAAGATGCGTATCATCGGCAAAATAGATGATTTTTTGAAGGACAAAAACGTCACGGGGCACGAGTTTATCGGCAACGTAAGCTCGCTTGCGTCGCTTTTGAAGCTCGGCAAGCAGATTAATCAGGGGCGCGATCTGGACGATCTAAGCCTTGCTCTAATCTACTCTGAAATGCCGGCAAACTACCGCGAGATGGTGCTTTCGCCCTTTGTGAATATCGAAGCGAACGAGGCGCACTTTAGCGTCCGCACGATAGACAGCGATCCGCGCTTACGCAGAGCAAAATTCCTAAAAGATCTGCAAAGCGGGCTAAATTCTTTGCTCGAGGGCGAGCAGGCAAGCGCGCAGATTAGCGGCATAATGGTGCTTTACAACAATATGCTTCAAAGCCTGATGAGCTCGCAGATAGACACCCTGGGTATCACCGTGCTCGTGCTTTTCGTGCTTTTCGTGATCATCTTTCGCTCGCTGTCATATGCGCTCATCGCGATCGTCGTAAATTTGATCCCGCTTTGCGCCTGCTTCGGCATTATGGGGGTTGCGGGCATTCCACTAGATATCATGAGTATCACGATAGCGGCGATTAGCATCGGTATCGGCGTTGACGACGTCATCCACTATATCTATCGCTACAAGCGGGAGTTTGCGCGCAGCGGCGACGAGGCTACGGCGATCCGCGCGAGCCACGCAAGTATCGGATACGCGATGTATTATACGTCGTTTGCGATCATTTTAGGCTTTAGCGTGATGATGATGAGTAATTTCTGGCCTACGATCTACTTCGGGCTACTGATATGTTTGGTGATGAGCCTGCTGCTTTTGGGCGCGCTCATAATCCTACCTTCGCTAATAATGAGCCGAAAAGGGTTAAAATTTAGCCTCTTTAAAGCTAAATAA
- a CDS encoding ABC transporter substrate-binding protein, whose product MKILKVLALCGALLISAHAISDADIEPVMSQKVAEAVGIMRSGAPKDAKPAKIFALFDGYFDYKMMAKLSLAKHYVSLSPAQIAEFNKAFEAHLKRSFIEKLSLYTDQDMKVLSKQSPSDKRRVLKTQVIGEQKNYDIDFKFYPNGSDWRIYDVDIVGVSLIQTYRSQLGDVTQSLGFDELIKRLNSTVINSGE is encoded by the coding sequence ATGAAAATTTTAAAAGTTCTAGCGCTTTGCGGAGCGCTTTTGATTTCGGCGCACGCTATTAGCGATGCGGATATCGAGCCGGTAATGAGCCAGAAGGTTGCCGAGGCCGTAGGTATTATGCGAAGCGGCGCACCCAAAGACGCAAAGCCTGCGAAAATTTTTGCGCTTTTTGACGGCTATTTTGATTATAAGATGATGGCAAAGCTTTCACTTGCTAAACATTACGTTAGCCTTAGCCCCGCGCAGATCGCGGAATTTAACAAGGCCTTCGAGGCGCATCTAAAGCGCTCCTTTATCGAAAAGCTTTCGCTTTATACCGATCAGGATATGAAGGTACTAAGTAAACAAAGCCCGAGCGATAAGCGCCGCGTGCTAAAAACGCAGGTCATCGGCGAGCAGAAAAACTACGACATAGATTTTAAATTTTATCCTAACGGCTCTGATTGGCGCATCTACGACGTCGATATCGTGGGCGTCAGCCTAATTCAGACCTACCGCTCGCAGCTTGGCGACGTAACGCAAAGCTTGGGCTTTGACGAGCTTATAAAGCGGCTAAATTCCACCGTCATCAATAGCGGCGAATAG
- the trxA gene encoding thioredoxin encodes MGKYIELTSENFDVIKEGVALVDFWAPWCGPCRMIAPIIEELANDYEGKAKICKVNTDEAQDLAVRFGVRSIPTILFFKDGELKAQLIGAQSKQIIADKLNSLL; translated from the coding sequence ATGGGAAAGTATATAGAGCTTACTTCGGAGAATTTCGACGTTATTAAAGAGGGTGTCGCGCTAGTCGATTTTTGGGCACCTTGGTGCGGGCCGTGCCGTATGATCGCCCCGATCATCGAGGAGCTTGCGAACGATTACGAGGGCAAGGCTAAAATTTGCAAAGTAAATACCGACGAAGCGCAGGATTTGGCGGTGCGGTTCGGCGTGCGCTCGATCCCTACGATTCTATTTTTCAAAGACGGCGAGCTAAAAGCTCAGCTCATTGGCGCGCAATCTAAGCAGATCATAGCCGACAAACTAAACTCGCTTCTGTAA
- a CDS encoding TOBE domain-containing protein: protein MDAKFALEFLLGKETSLLAKHIKLLKAVDETKSITKAAEIVGVSYKNGWDALNLINNASKKPLIVRTQGTKKNSGSELTPYAHKLIRAYDAISHAGETFLSEILKLDEITEESLLSLEKIGMKLSARNQLSVEITDVQTGAVNSQITAKLAGGEILCATVTVESEKNLGLKAGKDVLFLFKAPSVIIAKGVSEKLKLSTTNKIKGTISKVKIGAVNAEICLGTSSHQSITAIITRESATAMALGVGDEVTAIIEPSEIIIGA, encoded by the coding sequence ATGGATGCAAAATTTGCTTTGGAATTCCTACTTGGCAAGGAAACATCGCTTCTAGCCAAGCACATTAAGCTGCTTAAGGCCGTAGATGAGACTAAAAGTATTACAAAGGCCGCAGAGATCGTAGGAGTGTCGTATAAAAACGGCTGGGATGCGCTAAATTTAATCAACAATGCGAGCAAAAAGCCGCTCATCGTCCGCACTCAAGGCACTAAGAAAAATAGCGGCTCCGAGCTCACTCCATACGCTCACAAGCTGATTCGCGCCTATGATGCTATCAGCCACGCGGGCGAGACGTTTTTGAGTGAAATTTTAAAGCTTGATGAGATCACCGAAGAGAGTCTTTTAAGCCTAGAGAAGATCGGTATGAAACTTTCTGCACGCAATCAGCTAAGCGTTGAGATTACGGATGTTCAAACGGGCGCTGTAAATTCTCAAATCACGGCTAAGCTCGCAGGCGGCGAAATTTTATGCGCGACGGTAACCGTGGAGAGCGAAAAGAATTTAGGGCTGAAAGCTGGCAAGGACGTGCTGTTTTTATTCAAAGCTCCAAGCGTCATCATCGCTAAAGGAGTCTCGGAGAAGCTAAAACTTAGCACGACGAATAAAATCAAGGGCACGATTAGCAAGGTCAAAATCGGCGCGGTAAACGCAGAGATCTGTCTAGGCACAAGCTCGCATCAAAGCATCACCGCGATCATCACGCGAGAATCTGCCACCGCGATGGCTCTAGGAGTAGGAGATGAAGTAACGGCGATCATCGAGCCTAGCGAGATCATTATTGGCGCGTAA
- a CDS encoding homoserine dehydrogenase: MKVAILGVGTVGSEVANILIKNKDIILARAGVSIEPVIGLVRDTSKKRGVQIPLSNDAGSIVERDDIDVFVELMGGVEKPYEIVSEILKRKKAVVTANKALLAYHRYKLQALAGDTPFGFEASVAGGIPIIKTLREGLSANRIEKIIGIVNGTSNFILTNMMQKNEKFEDALKRAQELGYAEADPSFDIGGFDAAHKLLILASIAYGVHGDPEDILIEGIEEITQEDIYFAREFDFIIKLLAVAKRAYDNKVELRVHPALISKDQMLSKVDGVMNGVSIYGDCVGESMYYGPGAGGSATASAVISDLIDIARDNKNPMLGYKILPSENFMQILPSEQIRTKYYFRLRVRDEKGVLAKLTNIMSLNDLSIDSFLQKPKLKTDEEVTLFFTTHTCCEKDIKRAISVIGGENFITQKPFMIRIES, encoded by the coding sequence ATGAAGGTAGCGATTTTAGGCGTCGGCACCGTAGGTAGCGAAGTTGCAAACATTTTGATCAAAAACAAAGATATCATCCTTGCGCGCGCAGGCGTTAGCATAGAGCCCGTAATCGGGCTCGTGCGCGATACGAGCAAAAAAAGGGGCGTGCAAATTCCGCTTAGCAACGACGCTGGGAGTATCGTCGAGCGCGACGATATCGACGTTTTTGTAGAGCTTATGGGCGGGGTAGAAAAGCCCTATGAGATCGTAAGCGAAATTTTAAAGCGCAAAAAGGCGGTCGTTACCGCAAATAAGGCGCTTTTGGCTTATCATCGCTACAAGCTCCAGGCCTTGGCGGGCGATACGCCTTTTGGCTTTGAAGCGAGCGTAGCGGGCGGAATTCCGATTATCAAAACCCTGCGCGAGGGGCTAAGTGCCAATCGTATCGAAAAAATAATCGGCATCGTAAACGGCACGAGCAACTTCATCCTTACGAATATGATGCAAAAAAACGAGAAATTTGAAGACGCGCTAAAGCGAGCTCAAGAGCTCGGATACGCCGAAGCCGATCCTAGCTTTGACATCGGTGGGTTCGATGCGGCGCATAAGCTTTTGATCTTAGCTAGCATCGCATACGGCGTGCACGGCGATCCGGAAGATATCCTAATAGAAGGGATCGAGGAGATCACGCAGGAGGATATTTATTTTGCGCGCGAATTTGACTTCATAATCAAGCTGCTTGCGGTGGCTAAGCGCGCGTACGACAACAAAGTCGAGCTGCGCGTCCATCCCGCGCTCATTTCGAAGGATCAAATGCTCTCAAAAGTAGACGGCGTGATGAACGGCGTGAGCATCTACGGAGATTGCGTCGGCGAGAGTATGTATTACGGACCGGGCGCGGGCGGAAGCGCTACGGCAAGTGCGGTTATAAGCGATCTCATCGACATCGCGCGCGATAATAAAAATCCGATGCTCGGATATAAAATTTTGCCGAGCGAAAATTTTATGCAAATTTTGCCGAGCGAACAGATCCGCACGAAGTATTATTTCAGGCTGCGCGTGCGCGACGAGAAGGGCGTGCTCGCGAAGCTTACGAACATTATGAGCTTAAACGATCTTTCGATCGACAGCTTTTTGCAAAAACCAAAGCTCAAAACGGATGAGGAAGTGACGCTGTTTTTCACGACGCATACGTGCTGCGAGAAGGACATAAAGCGCGCAATAAGCGTGATCGGCGGCGAAAATTTTATCACGCAAAAGCCTTTTATGATCAGGATAGAAAGTTAG
- the rsmI gene encoding 16S rRNA (cytidine(1402)-2'-O)-methyltransferase, translated as MLYLIPTPIGNLSDISSRALEVLQGCEILICEDTRVSKKLLNLLSDKFQISFKISQFYSLHTHNEAEFFAGFDSSLLREKACAYVSDAGMPCISDPGITLVKFAQRSGVAYEVLSGANALLLAAAASGLVEKEFSFLGFLNNDGAQRKAQILNLMQSPYPCVLYESPKRVIKLIEQIAGIDARRKIFAIKEVTKKFETKFFGSAAEVLFSLNGANLNGEWCVVIDGAGEKSFEKITQEDILSLEIAPKIKAKLLSKINGEPAKEIYKNLIR; from the coding sequence TTGCTATATCTCATTCCTACGCCGATAGGAAATCTAAGCGATATCTCGAGCCGCGCGCTTGAGGTATTGCAAGGCTGCGAAATCCTAATCTGCGAGGATACGAGGGTTTCAAAAAAACTTCTAAACCTATTATCCGATAAATTTCAAATTTCATTTAAAATTTCACAATTTTACTCGTTGCACACGCACAACGAAGCGGAGTTTTTCGCGGGCTTTGATTCGTCGCTTCTGCGCGAAAAAGCTTGCGCATACGTAAGCGACGCGGGAATGCCATGCATCAGCGATCCGGGGATTACGCTCGTAAAATTTGCGCAGCGAAGCGGCGTAGCTTACGAGGTGCTTAGCGGTGCAAACGCTCTGCTGCTCGCAGCCGCCGCAAGCGGACTGGTGGAGAAAGAATTTAGCTTTTTAGGCTTTTTGAACAATGACGGCGCGCAGCGCAAAGCTCAGATCTTAAATTTAATGCAAAGCCCCTATCCATGCGTACTTTACGAATCCCCAAAGCGCGTGATAAAGCTAATAGAGCAGATCGCAGGGATCGACGCGCGGCGCAAAATTTTTGCGATCAAGGAAGTTACGAAAAAATTTGAAACCAAATTTTTCGGTAGCGCCGCAGAGGTCCTATTCAGCCTAAACGGCGCAAATTTAAACGGCGAATGGTGCGTCGTGATTGACGGCGCGGGCGAAAAGAGTTTTGAAAAAATCACGCAAGAAGATATTCTTTCGCTTGAGATCGCGCCGAAAATAAAAGCGAAACTGCTCTCAAAAATAAACGGCGAACCCGCCAAAGAAATATATAAAAATTTGATACGCTAA
- the trxB gene encoding thioredoxin-disulfide reductase codes for MLDLAIIGGGPAGLAAGLYATRGGLKDVVMFEMGMPGGQITSSSEMENYPGVAAVTDGMSFMAPWQEQCFRFGLKHEMVRVLRISKDGDGNFTIYLEGDQTRRARAIIVATGSTPRRAGIEGEDEFFGRGVSTCATCDGFFYKGKEVVVLGGGDTALEEALYLAKICSKVYLIHRRDEFRAAPSTVQKVRESENIELITSALVEQIKGDASGVTGVVVKDKTSGAARELQLPGIFVFVGLDVRNEVLKDESGKFICDVTPGGQVAVNLKMQTSVHGLFAAGDMRQDAPKQVVCAAGDGAVAALSAIAYLQGHDK; via the coding sequence ATGTTAGATTTAGCAATTATCGGCGGCGGCCCTGCAGGGCTAGCGGCGGGGCTTTATGCTACAAGAGGCGGTTTAAAGGACGTCGTGATGTTTGAGATGGGGATGCCCGGCGGGCAGATCACCTCAAGCTCCGAGATGGAAAACTACCCGGGCGTCGCCGCGGTGACCGACGGGATGAGCTTTATGGCGCCTTGGCAAGAGCAGTGCTTTCGCTTCGGGCTGAAGCATGAGATGGTGCGCGTACTGCGCATCTCAAAAGACGGCGATGGAAATTTTACGATCTATCTCGAGGGCGATCAAACACGACGCGCGCGTGCCATTATCGTAGCTACGGGCTCTACTCCGCGCCGCGCGGGGATCGAGGGCGAGGATGAGTTCTTCGGTCGCGGCGTCAGTACTTGCGCGACCTGCGACGGGTTTTTTTACAAGGGCAAAGAGGTTGTCGTCCTCGGCGGCGGCGATACTGCGCTAGAGGAGGCTCTGTATCTAGCTAAAATCTGTTCTAAAGTCTATCTGATCCACCGCCGAGACGAGTTTCGCGCCGCGCCTTCGACCGTGCAAAAGGTGCGCGAAAGTGAGAATATCGAGCTCATTACAAGCGCGCTCGTAGAGCAGATCAAGGGCGATGCAAGCGGCGTAACTGGCGTCGTAGTCAAGGATAAAACAAGCGGCGCTGCGCGCGAGCTACAGCTACCCGGGATCTTCGTATTCGTGGGGCTTGACGTGCGAAACGAGGTGCTAAAAGACGAAAGCGGCAAGTTCATCTGCGACGTCACGCCGGGCGGGCAGGTCGCGGTAAATTTAAAGATGCAAACAAGTGTACACGGGTTATTTGCGGCGGGCGATATGAGGCAGGATGCGCCTAAACAGGTCGTTTGCGCGGCAGGCGACGGCGCAGTTGCTGCACTTAGCGCGATTGCGTATCTGCAAGGACACGATAAATAG
- a CDS encoding VacJ family lipoprotein — protein MKFIKILFLAAALAFCGCSQKQDAAPSDTDGFDEEFAQREVFDPLSGYNRVMTSFNDVFYSYILTPIASGYDYVMPDPIQGAFSNFFYNILYPMRLVNNLLQGKFENSWDETKRFLINSTVGFGGLNDMAGKYYGISRHDEDFGQTLGYWGVPAGPHIVWPILGQSNLRDTAGLVGDYFSNPINYIKDGTVRNSVNGFRIFNDYSRDPKFYEKMTKDAVDLYPFLRDAYEQNREKLIKE, from the coding sequence TTGAAATTTATAAAAATTCTATTCTTAGCCGCGGCATTGGCATTTTGCGGTTGTTCGCAAAAGCAAGACGCGGCGCCTAGCGATACGGATGGTTTTGACGAGGAGTTCGCGCAGCGTGAGGTTTTCGATCCACTTAGCGGCTATAACCGCGTTATGACGAGCTTCAACGACGTATTTTACTCATACATATTAACCCCCATAGCCAGCGGCTACGATTACGTAATGCCCGATCCGATCCAGGGCGCGTTTTCAAATTTTTTCTATAATATTTTATATCCGATGAGACTCGTAAATAACCTATTGCAGGGTAAATTTGAAAATTCTTGGGACGAGACGAAGCGGTTTTTGATCAATTCGACCGTCGGCTTCGGAGGACTTAACGATATGGCGGGCAAATACTACGGGATTTCGCGCCACGACGAGGATTTCGGGCAAACACTCGGGTATTGGGGCGTGCCGGCAGGTCCGCACATCGTCTGGCCGATTTTGGGACAAAGCAATCTACGCGATACAGCGGGACTTGTCGGAGATTATTTTTCAAACCCGATAAATTATATTAAAGATGGCACCGTTCGAAACTCCGTCAATGGATTTAGAATATTTAACGACTACTCGCGCGATCCGAAATTTTATGAAAAAATGACCAAAGATGCGGTGGATCTATATCCGTTTTTACGCGATGCTTACGAGCAAAATCGCGAGAAATTAATAAAGGAATAA